A genomic segment from Streptomyces antibioticus encodes:
- a CDS encoding MFS transporter, protein MPPKHAALRPPTGRHVRVPAFGPVRGVYVPRTADAGAFAMSTYGIPLLVLAVTDSATLTGIAFMLEWVPRLGAFALAGAAVDRLGSTRVLRIASVLRALVVLAAALVLPTVGGTAAIATVMLLAALTGVLTEFSYIAAETAGGAASRDAGGHAHRVQAVLLGIDQGATLAGPALAGVLLQYTGATGMLLTIAACSLLGAALAPRQRPAWPQDAPVPVAHGLQIGWRTLRSLPALGWLCVGLVLSNTAIGLVQAAGPVLVIQQLGGTSSQVGLVWSAAAVASLAMVALARFAIDRAGLWPVGATAAALASLACLALAAADTYTTFLVLVALLMAGEAGMTVVLRTLRAHLVPAEVFGSTLSLIILLLLAPFPLAGALVALTPPDLLGHAITACAFLQAAGLAVAFAKLRTHPATRRPLPA, encoded by the coding sequence ATGCCTCCCAAGCACGCCGCCTTGCGGCCACCCACCGGCCGACACGTCCGCGTCCCCGCATTCGGGCCCGTCCGCGGTGTCTACGTCCCGCGCACCGCCGATGCCGGTGCCTTCGCCATGAGCACGTACGGCATCCCGCTGCTGGTCCTGGCCGTCACCGACTCGGCCACCCTGACCGGCATCGCCTTCATGCTCGAATGGGTGCCCCGCCTCGGCGCGTTCGCCCTCGCCGGCGCCGCTGTGGACCGCTTGGGCAGCACCCGGGTCCTGCGCATCGCCTCGGTCTTGCGCGCGCTCGTCGTTCTGGCCGCCGCCCTCGTGCTCCCCACCGTCGGCGGCACCGCCGCCATCGCCACGGTCATGCTGCTCGCCGCGCTGACCGGCGTGCTCACGGAGTTCTCCTACATCGCGGCCGAGACCGCCGGCGGCGCCGCCAGCCGGGACGCCGGAGGCCACGCCCACCGCGTTCAGGCCGTCCTGCTGGGCATCGACCAGGGCGCCACGCTGGCCGGCCCTGCGCTGGCCGGAGTCCTGCTGCAGTACACCGGTGCCACCGGCATGCTCCTGACCATCGCCGCCTGCTCCCTGCTCGGCGCGGCCCTCGCCCCCCGCCAGCGCCCCGCCTGGCCCCAGGACGCCCCGGTCCCCGTCGCCCACGGACTCCAGATCGGCTGGCGGACCCTGCGCTCGCTGCCCGCGCTGGGCTGGCTGTGCGTCGGACTGGTGCTGTCCAACACCGCGATCGGCCTCGTGCAGGCCGCCGGTCCCGTGCTGGTCATCCAGCAGCTCGGCGGCACCAGCAGCCAGGTCGGCCTCGTCTGGTCGGCCGCCGCCGTCGCCTCCCTGGCCATGGTCGCCCTCGCCCGGTTCGCGATCGACCGGGCCGGTCTGTGGCCGGTCGGCGCCACCGCAGCAGCCCTCGCCTCCCTGGCCTGCCTGGCACTGGCAGCCGCCGACACCTACACCACCTTCCTGGTCCTGGTGGCGCTGCTCATGGCAGGCGAGGCGGGCATGACCGTGGTGCTGCGCACCCTGCGCGCCCACCTCGTCCCCGCCGAAGTGTTCGGCAGCACCCTCAGCTTGATCATCCTGCTGCTGCTCGCGCCGTTCCCCCTCGCCGGAGCCTTGGTCGCGCTCACCCCGCCCGACCTCCTCGGCCACGCCATCACCGCCTGCGCCTTCCTGCAGGCCGCAGGACTCGCCGTGGCCTTCGCGAAACTCCGCACCCATCCGGCCACCCGCCGCCCGCTCCCTGCCTGA
- a CDS encoding MFS transporter produces MTARSTATAPSATYGAVLGSRYVARLLGGTLIGRLPNGMVPVSLVFWISAGGGSLAFAGLLAAIYGLASGLSQPVKGRLMDKYGQTRVSVPAVLLNSSCLVALPWIGAAGQPAAVTAVVGFAGLITPPLEAGLRALWPAVLPDAGRRRVVQALDTGSQGLLYIVGPLLASWLATAHNPDIALWATAALGLAGSAIVLSAGPSRYWRPAADGPSGTGRLMSAGLVLLFTALAGTGFALGAMNVWAADMAATHQMATLSGVLPAAFSTGSFLGGLVYARRTWPGTTTTQLITTSTLFLLGWLPLLADPDPRAAVALAGIPGLFLTLIITNGFHVVDALAPASRTTEAYAWLILSVGTGQAAGTALAGALSHSPQILAALPAAGAATALTVLIVARPKLGRGRRLGRHRRPRRSRQHTPLPHDPYPAPAHGPGH; encoded by the coding sequence TTGACCGCTCGCTCGACCGCAACCGCTCCATCGGCCACGTACGGGGCCGTACTGGGCAGCCGGTACGTGGCCCGCCTGCTGGGCGGCACCCTGATCGGGCGCCTACCCAACGGCATGGTCCCCGTCTCGTTGGTCTTCTGGATCAGTGCGGGCGGTGGGTCGCTGGCCTTCGCCGGGCTCCTCGCCGCGATCTACGGGCTGGCCTCGGGGCTCTCGCAGCCGGTCAAGGGCCGCCTGATGGACAAGTACGGGCAGACCCGTGTCTCCGTTCCGGCCGTCCTGCTCAACTCCTCCTGCCTGGTGGCGCTCCCGTGGATCGGGGCGGCCGGACAGCCGGCGGCCGTGACCGCGGTCGTGGGGTTCGCGGGGCTGATCACCCCACCGCTGGAGGCCGGCCTCCGTGCGTTGTGGCCGGCGGTCCTGCCCGATGCCGGGCGCCGCCGCGTCGTGCAGGCCCTGGATACCGGCTCCCAAGGGCTCCTCTACATCGTGGGTCCCTTGCTCGCCTCGTGGCTGGCGACCGCGCACAACCCCGACATTGCCTTGTGGGCCACCGCGGCCCTGGGGCTCGCCGGGTCGGCCATCGTCCTGAGCGCGGGCCCCTCTCGATATTGGCGCCCGGCCGCAGACGGGCCTTCGGGCACCGGACGGCTGATGAGTGCGGGCCTGGTCCTGCTGTTCACCGCACTGGCGGGGACCGGCTTCGCGCTCGGCGCGATGAACGTCTGGGCTGCGGACATGGCCGCCACGCACCAGATGGCCACGCTCTCCGGGGTGCTGCCGGCCGCGTTTTCCACCGGCAGCTTCCTGGGCGGTCTCGTCTATGCCCGCAGGACGTGGCCCGGCACCACGACCACCCAACTGATCACCACCAGCACCCTGTTCCTTCTCGGCTGGCTGCCCCTGCTGGCCGACCCCGACCCCCGAGCGGCCGTTGCCCTCGCCGGGATACCGGGCCTGTTCCTCACCTTGATCATCACCAATGGATTCCACGTGGTGGACGCCCTGGCTCCCGCCTCCCGTACCACCGAGGCGTATGCCTGGCTGATCCTCTCCGTTGGTACGGGACAGGCCGCCGGCACCGCGCTCGCCGGAGCCCTCTCGCACAGCCCGCAGATCCTCGCCGCCCTTCCCGCGGCGGGCGCCGCCACCGCGCTGACCGTGCTGATCGTCGCCCGGCCCAAGCTCGGCCGCGGCCGCCGCCTGGGCCGCCACCGGCGCCCGCGCCGCTCCCGGCAGCACACCCCACTCCCGCACGACCCATACCCGGCGCCTGCTCACGGACCCGGCCACTAA
- a CDS encoding winged helix-turn-helix transcriptional regulator yields the protein MAAARLPSTDLPRVAEALEMIAPRWSVWVLMTLASQPGPLRYTKLKEHLPWLGDGQLHPRLRALSEAGLVERTAQTRLHVTYGLTARGRDLMPSLTALAGWGDAHLEKNLVLNRVTGKSEPERIPAAQNAEDTLAVIGHRHATVLLWTLKARGTTTMAALSAEAMADHSPSAIYSPIRRLIDDGIVSVSRDDVASLQLTAPGQALAPIYRALSAWATARPLPDAESHLVWGTPRIPAAARSGQWAAHQARKASQAVAMSQPPAPAPVTAWRPGELFSAATTGPSR from the coding sequence TTGGCTGCTGCCCGCCTGCCTTCGACCGACCTGCCCCGCGTTGCCGAGGCGCTGGAGATGATCGCGCCGCGCTGGAGCGTGTGGGTGCTGATGACACTGGCCTCCCAGCCCGGCCCGCTGCGCTACACCAAGCTCAAGGAGCACCTGCCGTGGCTCGGTGACGGCCAGCTCCACCCCCGTCTGCGGGCGCTGTCCGAGGCCGGACTCGTCGAACGCACCGCCCAGACCCGCCTGCACGTCACCTACGGCCTGACCGCCCGCGGCCGGGACCTGATGCCGTCCCTGACCGCCCTGGCCGGCTGGGGCGACGCGCACCTGGAGAAGAACCTCGTCCTCAACCGCGTGACCGGGAAGAGCGAACCGGAGCGGATCCCGGCCGCACAGAACGCCGAGGACACCCTCGCCGTGATCGGCCACCGGCACGCCACCGTGCTGCTGTGGACCCTCAAGGCCCGCGGGACCACGACCATGGCCGCGCTCTCCGCCGAGGCGATGGCCGACCACAGCCCCAGCGCGATCTACTCGCCGATCCGCCGGCTCATCGACGACGGCATCGTCTCCGTCTCCCGTGATGACGTCGCCTCCCTGCAGCTGACCGCCCCGGGCCAGGCCCTCGCCCCGATCTACCGGGCCCTGTCTGCGTGGGCCACCGCCCGCCCGCTGCCGGACGCCGAGAGCCACCTCGTGTGGGGCACGCCTCGCATCCCGGCCGCCGCCCGCTCCGGGCAATGGGCAGCCCACCAGGCCCGAAAGGCCAGCCAGGCCGTTGCCATGAGCCAGCCTCCGGCCCCCGCCCCGGTCACCGCCTGGCGGCCCGGCGAGCTGTTCTCCGCAGCCACCACCGGCCCGAGCCGATGA
- a CDS encoding SH3 domain-containing protein — protein MCYTPASITATALNGAPSRSAATAVLRPVAPRADRRAEPVLAVAVHARADGDSTAVGVLRRGEPFTASVTDGAWLHVTTASGITGWVDDGDLRRDDGLRPN, from the coding sequence GTGTGCTACACACCCGCGTCCATCACCGCCACCGCCCTGAACGGCGCCCCATCTCGTTCCGCCGCCACCGCGGTACTCCGCCCCGTCGCGCCCCGTGCGGATCGACGGGCCGAGCCGGTGCTCGCCGTTGCCGTCCATGCCCGTGCCGACGGTGACTCCACGGCCGTGGGTGTGCTGCGGCGCGGTGAGCCGTTCACGGCTTCGGTTACCGACGGCGCCTGGCTGCACGTCACCACCGCCTCGGGCATCACCGGCTGGGTCGACGACGGTGACCTCCGTCGCGACGACGGCCTTCGCCCGAACTGA
- a CDS encoding DUF3631 domain-containing protein — MTNLTAQSSSLLQALMATLLEPRPAPHPRHQALLDARERQLEVEAELSAWASRPQPTTEAAQDEELDDLSNLLVEHAKAGRQVSHLLSADSCCPPCTDSEQPATVLGRPAENAVSAFAAPCILAACLDAFARYGRPDALSSADLVAELRTLPGIAEGRWPYADLTQTRLATLLRPYEVASRDITHGDGRRRKSYRRSALLAAIPADCDCRPS, encoded by the coding sequence ATGACCAACCTCACCGCCCAGTCCTCCTCCCTGCTCCAGGCTCTGATGGCGACCCTCCTCGAGCCCCGCCCTGCTCCGCACCCGCGCCACCAGGCCCTGCTGGACGCTCGCGAACGTCAGCTGGAAGTGGAGGCGGAACTGAGCGCCTGGGCGAGCCGACCGCAGCCCACCACCGAAGCCGCCCAGGACGAGGAACTCGACGACCTGAGCAATCTGCTCGTCGAGCACGCCAAGGCGGGCCGGCAGGTCTCGCACCTCCTGAGTGCCGACAGCTGCTGCCCGCCGTGCACCGACTCCGAGCAGCCGGCGACCGTCCTTGGCCGCCCCGCCGAGAACGCGGTCTCCGCCTTCGCCGCCCCGTGCATCCTGGCCGCCTGCCTGGACGCCTTCGCCCGCTACGGCAGACCAGACGCACTGTCCTCCGCCGACCTCGTCGCGGAACTGCGCACCCTGCCCGGCATCGCCGAGGGCCGCTGGCCGTACGCCGACCTCACCCAGACCCGCCTGGCCACCCTGCTGCGCCCGTACGAAGTAGCCAGCCGCGACATCACCCACGGCGACGGCCGGCGCCGCAAGTCCTACCGCCGCTCGGCCCTTCTGGCCGCCATCCCGGCCGACTGCGACTGCCGACCGTCGTGA
- a CDS encoding DUF4913 domain-containing protein: protein MSESAEPRHGGEIEPIRLPEGDLESIEASVRKLLDQSAEQARLIDTLASAPPADPMAASMPFAGFPGMPSYAAPAPPPDPKPILELEGEEFEDELAALTDWVDDHLMDVYGAEVTTAAPWCDQWQEHLDVVAWLHALWLAYQQHKDPEAGLSGMAVWHRDYLTHCLAYVRAPGGPLSACQTDPERPEHRLLRGPGPSAKSVGRDAEAQQDDAGSSPVGAAT from the coding sequence GTGTCCGAATCTGCTGAGCCCCGTCATGGCGGGGAAATAGAGCCGATCCGTCTGCCGGAAGGCGACCTCGAATCGATCGAGGCGTCCGTACGCAAGCTCCTGGACCAGTCGGCCGAGCAGGCCCGCCTGATCGACACGCTGGCCTCCGCCCCGCCGGCCGACCCGATGGCCGCGAGCATGCCCTTCGCGGGATTCCCCGGCATGCCCTCGTACGCCGCCCCGGCCCCGCCGCCGGACCCCAAGCCGATCCTGGAGCTGGAGGGCGAGGAGTTCGAGGACGAACTGGCCGCGCTCACCGACTGGGTGGACGACCACCTCATGGACGTCTACGGCGCCGAGGTCACCACCGCCGCACCGTGGTGCGACCAGTGGCAGGAACACCTCGACGTCGTTGCGTGGCTGCACGCGCTGTGGCTGGCCTACCAGCAGCACAAGGACCCCGAGGCTGGCCTCAGCGGCATGGCCGTGTGGCACCGGGACTATCTCACCCACTGCCTGGCCTACGTCCGGGCCCCCGGTGGCCCCCTCAGTGCCTGCCAGACCGACCCGGAGCGTCCGGAGCACCGCCTGCTGCGCGGCCCGGGCCCGTCCGCGAAGTCCGTAGGCCGCGATGCCGAAGCCCAGCAGGACGATGCCGGATCCTCGCCGGTCGGGGCCGCCACGTGA
- a CDS encoding DNA-methyltransferase: MSFSLHQGDALTVLATLPDGCADSVITDPPYNSGGRTAKERTSRSARQKYVSADAQHALPDFTGENMDQRSYTLWLTQIMTEAHRVTKPGGTGLLFTDWRQLPATTDAFQAAGWLWLGLLAWHKPQARPQKGKFRQDTEYIVWGAKGKIDASANPVYLPGMFSASQPSGKARRHITQKPVEVMRQLVKIAPPGGTVLDFCAGSGSTGVAALLEGRSFIGIEKTSQYAAVASDRLTETLQQVHSQDDFDLTS, encoded by the coding sequence TTGTCGTTTTCCCTCCACCAGGGCGACGCACTGACCGTGCTCGCGACACTGCCCGACGGCTGCGCCGACTCGGTCATCACCGACCCGCCGTACAACTCCGGCGGCCGGACGGCGAAGGAGCGCACGAGCCGCTCCGCCCGCCAGAAGTACGTCTCCGCGGACGCCCAGCACGCCCTGCCGGACTTCACCGGCGAGAACATGGACCAGCGCTCGTACACGCTCTGGCTGACGCAGATCATGACGGAGGCCCACCGGGTGACGAAGCCTGGCGGCACGGGGCTGCTGTTCACCGACTGGCGCCAGCTGCCGGCCACGACGGATGCCTTCCAGGCGGCCGGATGGCTGTGGTTGGGCCTCCTGGCCTGGCACAAGCCGCAGGCCAGGCCGCAGAAGGGCAAGTTCCGCCAGGACACGGAGTACATCGTCTGGGGCGCGAAGGGCAAGATCGACGCCTCCGCGAACCCGGTCTACCTGCCGGGGATGTTCAGCGCCTCGCAGCCCTCGGGCAAGGCACGCCGGCACATCACGCAGAAGCCCGTCGAGGTGATGCGGCAGCTGGTGAAGATCGCCCCGCCTGGCGGCACCGTGCTCGACTTCTGCGCCGGATCGGGCAGCACCGGGGTCGCAGCCCTCCTGGAGGGCCGGAGCTTCATCGGCATCGAGAAGACCAGCCAGTACGCGGCCGTCGCCTCCGACCGGCTCACCGAGACCCTCCAGCAGGTGCATTCCCAGGACGATTTCGACCTGACCTCCTGA
- a CDS encoding C40 family peptidase — protein MKGIAAAIGALCLSPFLLAGTAVFAAAASDSSGQGTSCFTKSVDTDAVRRQVASVLGGSGAQKVHVDGLDLPDEQIPHARTIVATGISLEVPERGQVVALATAIQESRLRNLGYGDRDSLGLFQQRPSQGWGTAAQVRDPVYASTKFYQGLLKVPGWQQMTITQAAQAVQLSGFPDAYAQWEPLARALQQAIAPTLKDSRPPAEGQTPGLPATDPCAPGDDGSGSGPIPEGAVPKGYSIPADADPRAKTAITWAMNQLGTLYQWGGSCLAPHGPDPMGRCDCSSLTQQAYKKAGITLTRTTYTQVKEGNAVPLNQLRPGDLVFSRGTPAVPEHVGIYAGHGYVIEAPRTTKPVRFSTLADYAAHSARRLP, from the coding sequence GTGAAAGGCATCGCCGCCGCGATCGGCGCGCTCTGCCTCTCCCCCTTCCTGCTGGCCGGCACCGCTGTGTTCGCCGCAGCCGCGAGCGACTCCTCGGGCCAGGGCACCTCCTGCTTCACCAAGTCGGTCGACACCGATGCCGTACGGCGCCAAGTCGCCTCGGTTCTCGGTGGATCCGGCGCCCAGAAGGTCCACGTCGATGGCCTTGACCTGCCGGACGAGCAGATACCTCACGCCCGCACCATCGTCGCCACCGGCATCTCGCTCGAAGTACCCGAGCGCGGCCAGGTCGTGGCCCTGGCCACTGCCATTCAGGAAAGCCGCCTGCGCAACCTCGGCTACGGTGACCGCGACTCGCTGGGCTTGTTCCAGCAGCGGCCCAGCCAGGGGTGGGGCACTGCCGCCCAGGTCCGCGACCCCGTCTACGCCAGCACGAAGTTCTACCAGGGCCTGCTGAAGGTCCCCGGCTGGCAGCAGATGACGATCACGCAGGCCGCGCAGGCCGTCCAGCTGAGCGGCTTTCCCGACGCGTACGCCCAGTGGGAGCCTCTCGCCCGCGCGCTGCAGCAGGCCATCGCCCCGACGCTGAAGGATTCCCGGCCGCCCGCCGAAGGCCAGACCCCAGGACTCCCGGCCACAGACCCGTGCGCCCCGGGCGACGACGGCAGCGGCTCCGGACCGATCCCCGAAGGGGCCGTCCCCAAGGGGTATTCGATCCCCGCCGACGCCGATCCCCGCGCCAAGACGGCCATCACGTGGGCCATGAACCAGCTCGGCACCCTCTACCAGTGGGGCGGCTCCTGCCTCGCGCCCCACGGCCCGGACCCCATGGGCCGGTGCGACTGCAGCTCGCTGACCCAGCAGGCGTACAAGAAGGCCGGGATCACCCTGACCCGGACCACGTACACCCAGGTCAAGGAAGGCAACGCCGTCCCGCTGAACCAACTTCGCCCCGGCGACCTGGTGTTCAGCCGCGGCACCCCCGCCGTCCCCGAGCACGTCGGCATCTACGCCGGCCATGGCTACGTCATCGAGGCCCCGCGCACCACAAAGCCGGTCCGCTTCAGCACCCTCGCGGATTACGCCGCCCACAGCGCGCGCCGTCTCCCGTGA
- a CDS encoding SCO6881 family protein: MGFCDLPVAGKLCTVGDVIDFASDPVGAIGDWMAKSAGDLAAAAADLAAKAINRTTDIDLGAGWFRDNYETILPIGLLLLVATFCAQLVRAAIKRDGQALTQAVTGTASGVLFAFCAIAFTTVALEVVDALSDGLFKASGTDMSTAVRRLVKISQIGAIAGMGWLVAVVAACASAIGMFLFWGVMMVRKVGILILVTLAVFAGAGGGWEVARRWRRGWIEATATLVVSKLLMTIIFVLGIAAMSKTEAKDGVAALADMAAGMVIMLLVLLCPYMVFKFVHWASEGTDGESIHRAGGAGAQMARQHAENAGRKAASAAATAGTGGAAAGAGAAGGTQAAGGGGFPGDIAANPTGGMSMDKGDSGSDSSGGGFRDLMEQSGTPQTPNSTGQGAGQDSGPPNWGGGGGQQGEWSSSAPSDPMPPAHGAPSAGDSTQSGSPTGL; the protein is encoded by the coding sequence GTGGGCTTCTGTGACCTGCCCGTCGCCGGCAAACTCTGCACGGTCGGCGACGTGATCGACTTCGCCTCCGACCCCGTCGGCGCCATCGGGGACTGGATGGCCAAGTCGGCCGGCGACCTCGCCGCCGCCGCGGCCGACCTCGCCGCGAAGGCCATCAACCGGACCACCGACATCGACCTCGGTGCCGGCTGGTTCCGCGACAACTACGAGACGATCCTGCCCATCGGCCTGCTCCTGCTGGTCGCGACGTTCTGCGCCCAACTCGTACGGGCGGCCATCAAACGCGACGGCCAGGCCCTGACCCAGGCCGTCACCGGCACAGCCTCCGGCGTGCTGTTCGCGTTCTGCGCCATCGCCTTCACCACAGTGGCCCTCGAAGTCGTCGACGCGCTGTCCGACGGGCTTTTCAAGGCATCGGGGACAGACATGTCCACGGCTGTGCGGCGCCTCGTCAAGATCTCCCAGATCGGAGCCATCGCGGGCATGGGCTGGCTCGTCGCCGTCGTCGCCGCCTGCGCGAGCGCGATCGGGATGTTCCTCTTCTGGGGCGTGATGATGGTCCGCAAGGTCGGCATCCTGATCTTGGTGACCCTCGCGGTCTTCGCGGGAGCCGGCGGCGGCTGGGAGGTCGCCCGCCGCTGGCGTCGCGGCTGGATCGAAGCCACCGCCACGCTCGTGGTGTCGAAGCTGCTGATGACGATCATCTTCGTGCTCGGCATCGCGGCCATGAGCAAGACCGAAGCCAAGGACGGCGTCGCCGCCCTCGCCGACATGGCGGCAGGCATGGTGATCATGCTCCTGGTGCTGCTCTGCCCGTACATGGTGTTCAAGTTCGTTCACTGGGCGAGCGAAGGCACGGACGGCGAGTCGATTCACCGAGCCGGTGGCGCAGGCGCCCAGATGGCCCGCCAGCACGCCGAGAACGCCGGGCGCAAGGCCGCTTCCGCAGCAGCCACTGCGGGCACCGGCGGCGCGGCGGCCGGCGCCGGGGCCGCGGGCGGCACTCAGGCCGCAGGCGGCGGAGGCTTCCCCGGCGACATCGCCGCCAATCCCACCGGCGGAATGAGCATGGACAAGGGCGACTCCGGCAGCGACAGCTCCGGAGGCGGCTTCCGCGACCTCATGGAGCAGTCCGGCACCCCACAGACCCCCAACAGCACAGGTCAGGGCGCCGGTCAGGACAGCGGTCCGCCGAACTGGGGCGGCGGGGGCGGCCAGCAGGGCGAGTGGAGCAGCAGCGCTCCCTCCGATCCGATGCCTCCGGCCCACGGAGCCCCCTCCGCCGGTGACAGCACCCAGTCCGGCTCGCCGACCGGCCTGTAA
- a CDS encoding SCO6880 family protein translates to MSSEVLPLTVKFPHRSRRGILLGLSLPQLVLVSSALALLLVTVVTSGLMGAVVLAPLWITTAVLVGVRREGRSLIDWAPLVARYAQRRRSGQTVWRARPVSRPQVEGLLHLPGTTASLRVATSASGAAAVHDPHRQTLTAVAKVSSRAFALLDPATQNSNVSAWGRALAGIARTGHVATVQVMERTVPDSGDSLARHWAEHGNPQAPVAGQIYSALVESAGPAAAPHEAYLAIALDLKAAKRLVSQAGGGLDGAFTVMAQTTASVAQAARTAGLTVTGWLGPREIAAVLRTAYDPASTARLQQWSSTGRAEADPAAAGPVAQVEETDRVITDSARHTTYWVENWPRTETHAGFLHNIMFSTGVRRTFSLIYAPQGIDSALRDVQRRKAAIIADASERRRRGQVESEADNVEYADVKTREKQLISGHADVALTGLLTVSADTDAHLDAACAQIETAAAGAQVDLRRLIYQQTDAFTAGALPLARNTL, encoded by the coding sequence TTGTCTTCCGAAGTTCTCCCCCTCACCGTCAAGTTCCCCCACCGGTCCCGGCGCGGCATCCTGCTGGGCCTCAGCCTCCCCCAGCTCGTTCTCGTCTCCTCTGCCCTCGCGCTCCTCCTGGTCACCGTGGTGACCTCCGGTCTGATGGGCGCCGTCGTCCTGGCCCCCCTGTGGATCACCACCGCCGTCCTGGTCGGAGTCCGGCGGGAGGGCCGGTCCCTGATCGACTGGGCGCCGCTCGTCGCCCGGTACGCCCAACGCCGCCGGAGTGGGCAGACGGTGTGGCGGGCCCGGCCAGTCTCCCGGCCCCAGGTCGAAGGGCTGCTCCACCTGCCCGGAACGACCGCGTCGCTCCGGGTGGCCACCTCCGCATCCGGCGCCGCCGCCGTCCACGACCCCCACCGGCAGACCCTGACCGCCGTCGCCAAGGTCAGCTCCCGCGCCTTCGCCCTGCTCGATCCCGCCACCCAGAACAGCAACGTGTCCGCATGGGGCCGGGCGCTCGCGGGCATCGCCCGCACCGGGCACGTCGCCACCGTCCAGGTCATGGAGCGCACCGTCCCAGACTCCGGCGACAGCCTCGCCCGGCACTGGGCCGAGCACGGCAACCCCCAGGCCCCCGTCGCCGGACAGATCTACTCCGCGCTCGTCGAATCCGCCGGGCCCGCCGCCGCCCCGCACGAGGCGTACCTCGCCATCGCCCTGGACCTCAAAGCCGCCAAGCGCCTGGTCAGTCAGGCCGGCGGCGGGCTCGACGGTGCCTTCACCGTCATGGCGCAAACCACCGCGTCCGTCGCCCAGGCCGCCCGCACCGCCGGCCTCACCGTCACCGGATGGCTGGGCCCACGGGAGATCGCAGCCGTGCTGCGCACCGCCTACGACCCCGCCTCCACCGCCCGCCTCCAGCAGTGGTCCTCCACCGGCCGCGCCGAGGCCGACCCGGCCGCCGCCGGCCCCGTCGCCCAGGTCGAGGAAACCGACCGGGTGATCACCGACTCCGCCCGGCACACCACTTACTGGGTCGAGAACTGGCCCCGGACCGAAACCCACGCCGGATTCCTGCACAACATCATGTTCAGCACCGGTGTGCGGCGCACCTTCTCCCTCATCTACGCCCCCCAGGGGATCGACTCCGCCCTGCGCGACGTCCAGCGCCGCAAGGCCGCGATCATCGCGGACGCCTCTGAGCGCCGCCGCCGCGGCCAGGTGGAGTCCGAGGCGGACAACGTCGAGTACGCGGACGTCAAGACCCGCGAGAAGCAGCTGATCTCCGGCCATGCGGACGTCGCACTGACCGGGCTACTCACCGTCTCCGCCGACACCGACGCCCACTTGGATGCCGCCTGCGCGCAGATCGAAACGGCTGCCGCCGGCGCCCAGGTCGACCTGCGGCGCTTGATCTACCAGCAGACGGACGCCTTCACCGCCGGCGCTCTCCCGCTGGCCCGCAACACCCTCTAA
- a CDS encoding DUF6238 family protein, producing MSPDDRSDALPTSDAHPYLRAATAGLRHHTRTLTAQTSAGESARPADRPHLDSLHAHLTALHRLLDQIAERTRPERLASGRHLATAHARLWQAADAVHAAFHLLPAAAPGGSDCHPERLPEGPPVLTICQRHLAASHAIRRKTTAADLAAPAS from the coding sequence TTGTCACCTGACGACCGCAGCGACGCCCTCCCCACGAGCGACGCCCACCCGTATCTGCGGGCGGCCACCGCCGGCCTGCGCCACCACACGCGCACCCTCACCGCACAGACGTCCGCCGGCGAGAGCGCCCGGCCCGCCGACCGGCCTCACCTCGACAGCCTGCACGCCCACCTCACCGCCCTGCACCGGCTGCTGGACCAGATCGCTGAACGCACCCGGCCCGAACGCCTCGCCTCCGGGCGGCACCTGGCCACCGCCCACGCCCGTCTGTGGCAGGCAGCCGACGCCGTCCACGCGGCGTTCCACCTGCTGCCCGCCGCAGCCCCCGGCGGCAGCGACTGCCACCCCGAGCGGCTCCCGGAAGGCCCGCCCGTGCTGACCATCTGCCAGCGCCACCTGGCCGCCTCCCACGCCATACGGCGCAAGACCACGGCCGCCGACCTCGCCGCCCCGGCGTCCTGA